From a single Loigolactobacillus coryniformis subsp. coryniformis KCTC 3167 = DSM 20001 genomic region:
- the ltrA gene encoding group II intron reverse transcriptase/maturase, which yields MRKSQKTEQADRQRMIGLEDQRQTGARSIASGEGEKMSGTQFQALVLARNNLNLAYQRVVRNKGAAGVDGMTVDELKPYLKVHREELLAELANGTYKPAPVKQVSIPKPNGGTRKLGIPTVIDRLVQQAVAQVLSPIYEQIFANNSFGFRPQRSAHDAVQQVVQLDNAGYHYVVDLDLKAYFDTVNHDMLMKFLKQRISDRWILRLIRRFLTSGTMNGQLFERSEKGTPQGGPISPLLANIYLNEFDQELARRGHEFVRYADDCNIFVKSPRAGQRVLASVTRFLEHELKLTLNQEKTQVVATNRMKFLGFTLGHTKGRAFPYPVWSAKQRVKQALRRLTKRNRGVSEDQIMAEIRQKMRGWLQYYSLGRMKRFITELDAWLRSRIRQYIWKQWKKAKTRENNLSGLGFTKDEAKLSANTRKGYWRTAHSKTLCRTLTNKELERRGLINLSQTLQQIQSA from the coding sequence ATGCGAAAATCGCAGAAAACAGAACAAGCTGACCGCCAGCGGATGATAGGTCTGGAAGACCAAAGACAAACTGGGGCGCGTAGTATCGCCTCCGGTGAAGGAGAAAAGATGAGTGGCACTCAGTTTCAAGCATTAGTTTTGGCCCGCAACAACCTGAATTTGGCTTATCAACGTGTGGTCAGGAACAAAGGGGCGGCCGGAGTTGACGGTATGACCGTTGATGAATTGAAACCGTACCTGAAAGTACATCGCGAAGAATTACTCGCAGAATTGGCCAATGGGACTTATAAACCGGCACCAGTCAAGCAAGTCTCAATTCCAAAGCCCAACGGTGGAACGCGTAAGCTTGGCATTCCGACCGTGATCGACCGGCTAGTCCAGCAGGCCGTGGCCCAGGTCCTTTCGCCGATATATGAACAGATCTTCGCCAACAATAGTTTTGGTTTTCGACCCCAACGCAGTGCACATGACGCAGTTCAACAGGTCGTTCAGCTAGATAATGCGGGTTATCACTATGTGGTTGATCTGGATTTGAAGGCCTACTTCGATACGGTTAATCATGACATGCTTATGAAGTTTCTCAAGCAGCGAATTAGTGACCGCTGGATACTACGGCTCATTCGCCGTTTTCTGACTAGTGGCACCATGAATGGGCAATTGTTTGAACGCAGTGAGAAAGGCACACCGCAAGGCGGGCCGATCTCGCCACTGTTAGCGAATATTTATCTCAACGAATTCGACCAAGAACTAGCTAGGCGCGGTCATGAATTTGTCCGTTACGCCGATGACTGCAATATCTTTGTTAAAAGTCCACGCGCGGGCCAACGAGTCCTCGCTAGTGTGACTCGTTTTCTCGAGCATGAGTTAAAACTCACGCTCAATCAGGAAAAGACACAAGTGGTCGCCACCAACAGAATGAAGTTCTTAGGTTTTACGTTGGGCCACACTAAAGGCAGGGCTTTTCCCTATCCGGTGTGGTCAGCGAAGCAGCGAGTTAAACAAGCATTGAGGCGGCTGACTAAGCGTAATCGTGGTGTATCCGAAGACCAAATAATGGCAGAGATTCGTCAAAAGATGCGCGGTTGGTTGCAGTATTACAGCTTGGGTAGAATGAAGCGGTTCATCACGGAATTAGATGCGTGGCTGCGGTCACGTATTCGCCAGTACATTTGGAAACAATGGAAGAAAGCCAAAACTAGAGAGAACAACTTGAGCGGATTAGGATTTACGAAAGATGAAGCTAAGCTATCCGCTAACACGCGTAAAGGGTACTGGCGGACAGCGCATAGTAAAACGCTGTGCCGTACCCTAACTAACAAAGAGCTGGAACGTCGTGGACTCATTAACTTGAGTCAGACGCTCCAGCAAATTCAGAGTGCTTAA
- a CDS encoding acetoin reductase yields the protein MPQKIAVITGAGQGIGRAIAKALAADGFFVAASDIILAAAQRTVKEIHQQHHRAAAYQTNVIYQHDVQHLVEQVVTEHGHIDVMVNDAGIVKVGPVEQVTDKEVDDLMAVNVKGVLFGIQAAARFMKKQEHGGKIINAAGLGAMEGMPLLSAYSASKFAVRGLTQAAAKELAPYHITVNSYSPGIVNSPLWELVNAQTEKLDQTDRQTALKQFSERIALGRIEEPEDAANLVTFLANDRSDYITGQTITVDGGLHMS from the coding sequence ATGCCACAAAAAATTGCAGTCATCACCGGCGCCGGACAGGGTATTGGTCGCGCCATCGCTAAAGCTTTAGCCGCCGACGGATTCTTCGTGGCTGCTTCCGATATTATCCTCGCTGCCGCACAACGTACCGTCAAAGAAATTCACCAGCAACACCATCGTGCAGCAGCCTACCAAACGAATGTCATTTACCAACATGATGTCCAACATTTAGTTGAGCAAGTCGTCACCGAGCATGGCCATATCGACGTCATGGTCAATGATGCCGGTATCGTTAAAGTCGGTCCTGTTGAGCAAGTTACTGATAAAGAAGTGGACGATTTAATGGCAGTTAACGTTAAAGGTGTCCTGTTCGGTATTCAAGCAGCGGCGCGGTTCATGAAAAAGCAAGAACACGGCGGCAAAATTATTAACGCCGCTGGTTTAGGCGCCATGGAGGGAATGCCCCTGCTCAGTGCATACTCTGCTAGCAAATTTGCTGTCCGTGGTTTGACCCAAGCAGCCGCCAAAGAACTGGCGCCTTATCATATCACAGTCAATTCTTATTCACCAGGTATTGTTAACAGTCCATTATGGGAATTAGTCAACGCACAAACCGAAAAATTAGACCAAACCGATCGGCAAACCGCATTGAAACAGTTTAGCGAGCGCATTGCTTTAGGGCGCATTGAGGAACCAGAAGATGCCGCCAATTTAGTCACTTTTTTGGCTAATGACCGTTCAGACTATATTACTGGTCAAACGATCACCGTCGATGGTGGTCTGCATATGAGTTAA
- the lepB gene encoding signal peptidase I yields the protein MKKETVKSWLWVVIDIVIVVGVAMLLRTFLITPHNVDGPSMEPNFMDNDRVLVWRHPTLKRGDVVILHAPDGSLYIKRIIGLPGDTVTSKDDVMYVNGKKYDEPYLNSYKTQWADDNNGLFTQNFSLSTLKATNYAKKVPQESYFVMGDNRPISKDSRMIGFVKRNKIEGKVVWRYWPLNKMSIY from the coding sequence ATGAAAAAAGAAACTGTCAAATCATGGCTGTGGGTCGTGATTGATATTGTGATCGTCGTAGGTGTGGCAATGTTATTGCGCACTTTCCTGATCACGCCACATAATGTGGATGGGCCTTCAATGGAACCTAATTTTATGGACAATGATCGCGTGCTAGTTTGGCGCCACCCCACACTTAAGCGTGGGGATGTGGTGATTCTACACGCACCAGATGGATCGTTATATATCAAACGAATTATTGGTTTACCGGGCGATACCGTGACGTCAAAAGATGATGTAATGTACGTTAATGGTAAGAAATACGATGAACCTTACTTGAACAGTTATAAGACACAATGGGCGGATGATAACAACGGTTTGTTCACGCAAAACTTCTCGTTAAGCACATTGAAAGCAACGAATTATGCCAAGAAGGTACCGCAGGAATCATACTTTGTCATGGGTGATAATCGGCCGATTTCAAAGGATAGCCGAATGATCGGTTTTGTTAAACGTAATAAAATTGAAGGTAAAGTCGTTTGGCGTTATTGGCCACTGAACAAAATGTCGATTTATTAG
- the hisJ gene encoding histidinol-phosphatase HisJ has protein sequence MKKDGHSHTEFCPHGSGDDVELMIQKAIKFGFSEYSITEHAPLPPDFKHDYAGAMTGLTEASMALNDLPAYFKKCQQLQAKYRGQIKINIGFELDFLPTQVAWTRDFWAEYGPQTQDNVLSIHFMQGAAAKFWCVDDTTADFKKGLLDPQNGDAQALYGQYLQALLVAVQTDLGPHAPTRLGHMTLIKKFQDYFNLPTKFNATNLALVDQLFASLKQRHFSLDLNTAGLYKPYCNETYPYSDLILRAQAAGIPLIYGSDAHSIAEVGHAYHQIEKFV, from the coding sequence ATGAAAAAGGATGGGCACAGCCATACAGAATTTTGTCCCCATGGTAGTGGCGACGACGTTGAATTGATGATCCAAAAGGCTATTAAATTTGGCTTTAGCGAATACAGTATTACCGAGCACGCGCCGTTACCACCGGATTTTAAGCACGATTACGCTGGTGCGATGACTGGCTTGACTGAAGCCTCAATGGCGTTGAATGATCTACCAGCTTATTTCAAGAAATGCCAGCAATTACAAGCAAAATATCGCGGGCAAATTAAAATCAATATTGGTTTTGAACTAGATTTTTTGCCCACTCAAGTCGCTTGGACCCGTGATTTTTGGGCTGAGTATGGCCCACAGACGCAAGATAACGTACTTTCAATTCATTTTATGCAAGGGGCAGCTGCTAAGTTTTGGTGTGTTGATGATACTACCGCTGACTTCAAAAAAGGCTTACTCGATCCACAAAATGGTGATGCTCAGGCCTTATACGGCCAATATTTACAGGCGTTGCTGGTTGCCGTACAGACTGATTTAGGCCCCCACGCACCAACACGATTGGGACACATGACTTTGATTAAAAAATTCCAAGACTATTTTAATTTACCAACTAAATTTAATGCGACCAATTTGGCCTTAGTTGATCAATTATTTGCTAGTTTAAAACAGCGCCATTTTAGTTTGGATCTAAATACTGCTGGGTTATATAAGCCTTACTGTAATGAGACTTATCCTTATTCTGACTTGATTCTACGGGCACAAGCGGCAGGTATTCCGTTAATTTATGGTTCAGATGCTCATAGTATTGCCGAAGTTGGTCATGCCTATCATCAGATCGAAAAATTTGTATAA